From Glycine max cultivar Williams 82 chromosome 11, Glycine_max_v4.0, whole genome shotgun sequence, the proteins below share one genomic window:
- the LOC100807342 gene encoding Glyceraldehyde-3-phosphate dehydrogenase 2, cytosolic-like, which translates to MASDKKIRIGINGFGRIGRLVARVALQRNDVELVAVNDPFITTDYMTYMFKYDTVHGQWKHFDVKLKDSKTLLFGEKPVTVFGFRNPEEIPWGEVGADYVVESTGVFTDKDKAAAHLKGGAKKVVISAPSKDAPMFVVGVNEKEYKPELDIVSNASCTTNCLAPLAKVINDRFGIVEGLMTTVHAITATQKTVDGPSNKDWRGGRAASFNIIPSSTGAAKAVGKVLPALNGKLTGMSFRVPTVDVSVVDLTVRLEKPATYEQIKAAIKEESEGKLKGILGYTEDDVVSTDFVGDNRSSIFDAKAGISLNENFVKLVSWYDNEWGYSSRVIDLIAHIASVA; encoded by the exons ATGG CATCAGACAAGAAGATTAGGATCGGCATCAACG GATTTGGAAGGATTGGCCGTTTGGTGGCCAGGGTTGCTCTTCAGAGGAATGACGTTGAACTTGTTGCTGTCAACGATCCTTTCATCACCACTGATTACATG ACATACATGTTCAAGTACGACACCGTTCATGGGCAGTGGAAGCATTTTGATGTGAAGCTGAAGGACTCTAAGACCCTTCTCTTCGGTGAGAAGCCCGTCACCGTTTTTGGATTCAG GAACCCTGAGGAAATTCCATGGGGTGAGGTTGGTGCTGATTATGTTGTTGAGTCAACTGGCGTATTCACTGACAAGGACAAGGCTGCTGCTCACTTGAAG GGTGGTGCCAAGAAGGTTGTCATCTCTGCCCCAAGCAAAGATGCACCCATGTTTGTTGTTGGTGTTAACGAGAAGGAGTACAAGCCAGAGCTTGACATTGTTTCTAATGCTAGCTGCACTACCAATTGCCTTGCTCCCCTCGCCaag GTTATCAACGACCGATTTGGAATTGTGGAGGGTCTTATGACCACTGTTCACGCCATCACAG CTACTCAGAAGACTGTTGATGGTCCTTCAAACAAGGACTGGAGAGGTGGAAGAGCTGCTTCGTTCAATATAATTCCTAGCAGCACTGGAGCTGCTAAG GCTGTAGGAAAAGTTCTTCCAGCGCTGAATGGTAAATTGACTGGAATGTCCTTCCGAGTCCCCACTGTTGATGTTTCAGTTGTTGACCTAACTGTCAGGCTAGAGAAGCCAGCAACCTATGAGCAAATCAAAGCTGCTATCAA GGAGGAATCAGAGGGCAAACTGAAGGGTATTTTGGGATACACCGAAGATGATGTTGTGTCTACTGATTTTGTTGGTGATAACAG GTCTAGCATATTTGACGCCAAGGCCGGAATTTCTTTGAATGAAAACTTTGTAAAACTTGTTTCCTGGTATGACAACGAATGGGGTTACAG TTCCCGTGTGATTGATTTAATTGCCCACATTGCATCCGTGGCTTAA
- the LOC100796359 gene encoding ankyrin repeat domain-containing protein 50 encodes MPPYLPLRWESTGEQWWYASPIDCAAANGHYDLVVELLHLDANLLIKLTSLRRIRRLETVWDDEKHFEDVAKCRSQVARNLMLECEAGRAHNSLIRAGYGGWLLYTAASAGDVDFVKELLGKYPALVFGEGEYGVTDILYAAARSNSCEVFELLLRSALSPPQMEDVYERDMMNRAVHAAARGGNWEMLKRLVRNGSGVLGFRDTQGCTVLHTAAARGQVEVVRNLLASFDVVNLTDDQGNTALHIASYGGHLPVVEILILASPSLALFTNHYGDTFLHMAVAGFRSPGFRRLDKHTELMKRLVSGKIVNLRDIINVKNNDGRTALHVSVIDNIQCEQVELLMSVSSIDLNICDADGMTPLDLLKQRARSASSDILIKQMISSGGVSKCLDVVAGNALCTHQKAHVIGGSPGTSFRIPDAEIFLYTGIENSSDATNYDQASVESYSCSNELNNSDSANSPHNKKSNSVNARRSKFRLHWPRRRETKAAASELEDDDDSHDPFSSSRNLEEFPIPLRQRYSQPCSLPNNKRTQPMRTSLPSPSSNVKFSAGLMQGVIQLKPHSAHSTPSPFQELSVSSLSYIKKQKGVEIMGPSCSNRSIDDGTLLLNYKQCSFNKKLMNGYFSFGAQGLAVEDSNSCAKSNSSYKRLSSIVA; translated from the exons ATGCCTCCTTATTTGCCTCTTCGGTGGGAGAGTACGGGAGAACAATGGTGGTATGCATCTCCCATTGATTGCGCCGCCGCGAATGGCCACTATGATCTGGTGGTGGAGCTTCTCCATCTGGACGCTAACCTCCTCATCAAGCTCACTTCCCTACGCAGAATCCGCCGCCTGGAAACCGTGTGGGACGACGAGAAACACTTCGAGGACGTCGCGAAATGCCGCTCACAGGTTGCCAGGAATCTGATGCTGGAATGCGAGGCAGGAAGAGCACACAATTCTCTCATTCGCGCCGGCTACGGCGGGTGGCTACTCTACACTGCTGCCTCGGCCGGTGACGTGGATTTCGTTAAGGAGCTGTTGGGGAAGTACCCTGCTCTCGTGTTTGGTGAAGGAGAGTATGGAGTCACTGATATACTGTATGCTGCTGCGAGGAGCAATTCTTGCGAGGTGTTTGAGCTTCTGCTTCGTTCTGCTCTCTCGCCGCCGCAAATGGAGGATGTTTATGAGAGGGACATGATGAATAGAGCGGTTCATGCTGCTGCCAGAGGAGGGAACTGGGAGATGCTGAAACGGCTTGTGAGGAACGGTTCTGGCGTTTTGGGGTTTAGAGATACTCAAGGATGCACTGTTCTTCATACTGCAGCTGCTAGAGGACAGGTTGAG GTGGTGAGAAATCTACTTGCATCATTTGATGTTGTAAACTTAACAGATGATCAAGGGAACACAGCATTACATATAGCTTCTTACGGGGGTCACTTACCAGTGGTTGAGATTCTGATTCTTGCGTCTCCCTCGCTAGCATTGTTTACCAATCACTACGGAGATACTTTTCTTCATATGGCGGTGGCTGGTTTCAGAAGTCCCGGTTTCCGTAGACTGGACAAGCACACTGAGCTCATGAAGCGATTGGTAAGTGGAAAGATTGTGAACTTACGGGACATTATCAATGTTAAGAACAACGATGGAAGAACGGCTCTTCATGTATCCGTGATTGATAATATTCAATGTGAACAAGTGGAATTGTTGATGTCTGTGTCATCAATTGATTTGAACATTTGTGATGCTGATGGGATGACCCCTTTGGATCTTTTAAAGCAAAGGGCGCGATCAGCATCATCTGATATTCTAATCAAGCAAATGATTTCCTCTGGAGGGGTCTCTAAATGTCTGGATGTTGTGGCAGGAAATGCCCTTTGCACTCATCAAAAAGCTCATGTCATTGGAGGCAGTCCTGGAACTTCATTTAGAATACCAGATGCAGAGATATTCTTGTACACTGGCATTGAGAATTCATCAGACGCCACCAATTATGATCAAGCAAGTGTGGAATCATATTCCTGCTCAAACGAACTAAACAATTCTGACTCAGCCAATTCCCCACATAACAAGAAGTCTAATTCTGTCAATGCAAGGCGCTCAAAGTTTCGTCTCCACTGGCCtaggagaagagagacaaaagCAGCTGCCTCAGAAttggaagatgatgatgattctcaTGATCCTTTCAGTTCAAGTAGAAACCTGGAAGAGTTTCCAATCCCGTTGCGGCAAAGATACTCACAACCATGCTCCCTTCCAAACAACAAAAGAACACAACCTATGAGGACTTCTCTTCCTAGCCCATCCTCCAATGTGAAATTCAGTGCAGGCTTAATGCAAGGTGTAATTCAGCTAAAGCCACATTCTGCTCATTCAACTCCTAGTCCTTTCCAGGAATTATCAGTGTCTTCTCTTTCATACATCAAGAAACAAAAGGGTGTTGAAATAATGGGACCCTCTTGCTCTAATCGATCAATAGATGACGGCACACTTCTATTGAACTACAAACAGTGTTCCTTCAATAAGAAATTGATGAATGGGTATTTTTCTTTTGGAGCACAGGGCCTTGCTGTTGAAGATTCCAATAGCTGCGCAAAGTCAAACAGCAGCTACAAACGTTTAAGTTCCATAGTTGCCTAA
- the LOC100807881 gene encoding lysine histidine transporter 2 produces the protein MGHSKENSDVAAKQKAIDDWLPVTGSRTAKWWSSAFHNLTAMVGAGVLSLPFAMSNMGWGAGSTVLILSWVITLYTLWQMVEMHEMVPGKRFDRYHELGQHAFGEKLGLWIVVPQQVVVEVGTCIVYMVTGGKSLKKVHDTLCPDCKDIKTSYWIVIFASVNFALAQCPNLNDISAISFAAAVMSLIYSTIAWCASINKGIDANVDYGSRATSTADAVFNFFSALGDVAFAYAGHNVVLEIQATMPSSEDTPSKKPMWRGVILAYIGVAFCYLPVAFIGYYMFGNSVDDNILITLERPAWLIAAANLFVFVHVVGGYQVFAMPVFDMIETCMVTKLNFPPSTALRVTTRTIYVAVTMLIGICVPFFGSLLGFLGGFAFAPTSYFLPCIIWLKLKKPKKFGLSWTINWICIILGVVLMILSPIGALRNIILSAKNYKFFS, from the exons ATGGGGCACTCTAAGGAAAATAGTGATGTTGCTGCCAAGCAGAAGGCAATTGATGATTGGCTTCCAGTCACTGGTTCCCGAACTGCCAAATGGTGGTCTTCAGCTTTCCACAATCTCACAGCAATGGTTGGTGCAGGTGTCCTCAGCCTTCCCTTTGCCATGTCAAATATGGGCTG ggGTGCCGGTTCCACCGTGCTTATCTTGTCATGGGTAATCACCCTCTACACCCTGTGGCAAATGGTTGAGATGCACGAAATGGTGCCCGGAAAAAGATTTGATAGGTACCATGAGTTGGGACAACATGCCTTCGGAGAAAAACTAGGTCTCTGGATTGTGGTTCCCCAACAAGTTGTTGTTGAAGTTGGCACGTGCATTGTCTATATGGTTACTGGGGGCAAGTCATTGAAGAAAGTTCATGATACCCTTTGTCCCGATTGCAAAGATATTAAGACCTCATATTGGATTGTTATCTTCGCTTCTGTGAACTTCGCTCTTGCGCAATGCCCCAACTTAAACGACATCTCTGCTATCTCTTTTGCTGCAGCTGTCATGTCTTTGAT ATACTCAACCATCGCTTGGTGTGCTTCTATAAACAAGGGGATTGACGCAAATGTGGATTATGGCTCCAGAGCCACTAGCACTGCTGATGCTGTATTCAACTTCTTTTCTGCCTTGGGTGATGTAGCATTTGCCTATGCAGGTCATAATGTGGTTTTGGAAATTCAAGCAACCATGCCTTCATCTGAAGATACACCTTCCAAGAAACCCATGTGGAGAGGAGTTATTTTGGCATACATAGGAGTTGCATTCTGCTACTTACCTGTTGCCTTCATTGGATACTATATGTTTGGAAACTCAGTTGATGATAACATCCTCATCACACTAGAACGCCCCGCTTGGCTCATTGCCGCTGCTAACCTTTTTGTCTTTGTCCACGTTGTTGGAGGCTAC CAGGTGTTTGCCATGCCAGTGTTTGATATGATCGAAACCTGCATggttacaaaattaaattttccacCTTCTACTGCACTCCGAGTAACAACTCGCACTATTTATGTTG CGGTGACAATGTTAATTGGCATATGTGTTCCGTTCTTTGGCTCTCTTCTTGGATTTCTTGGAGGCTTTGCGTTTGCCCCGACATCATATTTT TTGCCCTGTATCATATGGCTTAAGCTTAAAAAGCCCAAGAAATTTGGCTTGTCTTGGACAATTAACTGG ATCTGCATTATTCTTGGGGTagtgttgatgatattatctcCAATTGGTGCTCTAAGGAATATCATACTATCGGCCAAGAACTACAAGTTCTTCTCGTAG